Within the Maridesulfovibrio zosterae DSM 11974 genome, the region AATTCACGTATAAGTTCAGCTGGATCGAAGTATTGAAGCCAATTGTATACTTCTTTTGTACCCATGCTTTCAACTATAGTATATTTATCAAGCCCAACTTTTTCCTGTTCATATTTAAATGAATTTAAAAATCCATGATATTTATCAGCGGACCAAAATCCATTCATAAGATTGACTTCGTAAACAGAGCGTTCACTGAGATTTTCAAAAGCGCTAAGTGAGAAAGCATCAAGGAGTACCTGACCACCAGGCACAAGTAGGGAATAGAATTTATTCAGCATGGTTTTACGCTGATCTGGGCTTAAGGCACAAATATCACACATGATCATGGTGATGAGGTCGAAGTTCTTTTGAGAACTATATTTCAAGTAATCCTGATTAATATAATCAATGCTTAAATTGACACTCTTCGCAATTTTCTTAGCATAAGACAATGAATTACTTGAAAAATCAATACCAGTCACTGCTGCTCCTGCTTTTGCGAAAGCAGTTGTATATAAG harbors:
- a CDS encoding class I SAM-dependent methyltransferase; the encoded protein is MFKVLEEIHSRPLPFEICSASDLWTDDHISKQMLSFHLNPDIDSASRNADFIAKSQAWIINNFELSTSKIVADFGCGPGLYTTAFAKAGAAVTGIDFSSNSLSYAKKIAKSVNLSIDYINQDYLKYSSQKNFDLITMIMCDICALSPDQRKTMLNKFYSLLVPGGQVLLDAFSLSAFENLSERSVYEVNLMNGFWSADKYHGFLNSFKYEQEKVGLDKYTIVESMGTKEVYNWLQYFDPAELIREFNEAGFHTIELLSDVAGTLYQTGSNEFAVIATK